One stretch of Paenibacillus sp. AN1007 DNA includes these proteins:
- the addA gene encoding helicase-exonuclease AddAB subunit AddA yields MMHMPKPEGSFWSDDQWSAIAEHGEDILVAAAAGSGKTAVLVERIIRKIADPSQGFSVDRLLVATFTKAAAAEMKQRIREALERALEEQPEDEHLRRQLSLLGRASITTLHSFCMEVIRRYYQQIPLNPAFRILNENEAEMLRQELLEELFEEKYGEEDEGSTFRELVDWFSGERNDDAMHRLVQRLYDFSRSHSWPDHWLMEMASAFQVESVEALGQSAWVQSILRDAALALSGAAGLLRQGIQISMQPEGPAPYAVTLQEDLAVVEELISAVEIMPWDRLPEVFQPAAFGKLKPCKKDQTDPGLQEQVKELRETAKKAVNDLKGSLFGRSAFSFWQELEQAAPLMQELSRLVSTFGERYRQAKQERGQVDFNDLEHYCLQILRHEDSTPENSMPSDAAVEYRARFDEVLLDEYQDTNTVQEDIVRLISRENPGNRFMVGDVKQSIYRFRLAEPGLFMNKYRNYQASTDVDADGDKESVEGAGKRIDLARNFRSRAQVVHAVNVIFRQLMNEGVAEIAYDERAQLAYGASFPSETLGSEAYTPELMLIDRQGGGPDVSESTEDGVEAVASAELESAELETAQLEARAIAVRIREMVGETDKPALSVYDKTLQTMRPARYGDIVILLRSTLMWAPLMIEEFRQQGIPAGGEQSKGYFQATEVEIMLSLLQLVDNPRQDIPLASVLRSPIVGLDEEELAQIRLGDKRQSFYDAVVSAAGPWKDEPGASGQAVPAQDLHDAQLTQIQWPEGWTELEQGYRESAVTAEMEADARTERFADHSDFMHENEQAHSELRQKLIRFMRQLEQWRQEARQGSLSELIWRVYQETGYLDWVGGLPGGQQRQSNLKALYDRARQYEEATANRGLFRFLTYVSRLRENGGDLGTAASGSGEQDNSVRIMTIHRSKGLEFPIVFVGGISKMFNQQDLHAPFLMHKELGFGPRFVDRDNRVAYPTLANLAIRRRAQFELLAEEMRVLYVALTRPKEKMILIGTVKDAAKKAQAWSQVKDSPELALPDYLLAAGRNYLDWIGPALIRHPDAAVLRELAGERDSYAACLAVDDSRWNISVVAAEQVSRHQNTDLTENEDDGITELRRERMEALQAVKPVELMPSPLVKEHSVEMSEGPLVEELVHEIDKKLSWTYPFESASHVAASTSVTEIKSSLPAQEDVSYPVIEELLEQSETVYMQHTLGTGSRKSQADESSFKLHLRRPKFMGERQLTGTERGTVYHTLMQHLPVDGAAVDATVVEQTISRLLALQILLPYQAEAIDARELTNFFDTQPGTEMLRAAWVRREIPFTYGLPAHQSPAAWLHGLQLNEEQEQFGENSRVQAGLENETVLVRGIIDCLYEVDGELVLLDYKTDRVLEHRGGLELLTANYRFQLQLYGRAIEEILGRQVDHKWLYFFDGGHAVKL; encoded by the coding sequence ATGATGCATATGCCTAAACCGGAAGGCAGCTTCTGGAGTGATGATCAGTGGAGTGCCATTGCCGAGCATGGAGAAGATATTCTGGTCGCTGCGGCTGCGGGATCAGGGAAAACAGCTGTTCTGGTTGAGCGAATTATCCGCAAAATAGCAGATCCTTCCCAAGGCTTCAGTGTGGACCGGCTGCTCGTGGCTACATTTACAAAGGCGGCGGCGGCCGAGATGAAACAGCGTATTCGTGAAGCGCTGGAGCGTGCACTTGAGGAACAGCCCGAGGATGAGCATCTGCGCAGGCAGTTATCACTGCTTGGACGAGCTTCCATTACTACGCTGCATTCCTTCTGTATGGAGGTCATTCGCAGATACTATCAGCAGATTCCGCTCAATCCGGCTTTTCGTATTCTCAATGAAAATGAAGCCGAAATGCTGCGCCAGGAACTGCTGGAGGAGCTGTTCGAGGAAAAGTATGGTGAAGAAGATGAGGGCAGCACATTCCGGGAACTCGTCGACTGGTTCAGCGGAGAGCGAAACGATGATGCGATGCATCGGCTGGTGCAGCGACTGTATGATTTCTCACGAAGCCATTCCTGGCCGGATCACTGGCTTATGGAGATGGCATCGGCTTTTCAGGTGGAAAGTGTGGAGGCGCTGGGACAATCGGCATGGGTGCAGAGCATTTTGCGAGATGCGGCTCTTGCTTTGAGCGGGGCCGCAGGACTGCTGCGTCAGGGTATTCAGATTTCAATGCAGCCTGAAGGTCCGGCACCTTATGCGGTGACACTCCAAGAGGATTTGGCAGTGGTGGAAGAACTGATATCCGCCGTTGAAATCATGCCCTGGGATAGACTTCCAGAGGTATTCCAACCGGCTGCATTCGGCAAATTGAAACCTTGTAAAAAAGATCAGACAGATCCTGGATTGCAGGAACAGGTGAAAGAGCTGCGGGAAACGGCCAAAAAGGCGGTTAATGATCTGAAAGGTTCTCTTTTCGGCAGGAGTGCGTTCTCCTTCTGGCAGGAACTGGAACAGGCTGCGCCGCTTATGCAGGAGCTTTCCCGACTAGTCAGCACCTTTGGTGAGCGTTACCGTCAGGCTAAGCAGGAACGTGGACAGGTTGATTTTAATGACTTGGAGCACTATTGTCTGCAAATTTTGCGGCATGAGGATTCCACACCTGAGAACTCTATGCCTTCTGATGCGGCTGTGGAGTATCGTGCACGTTTTGATGAAGTGCTGCTGGATGAATATCAGGATACCAATACGGTTCAGGAAGATATCGTCCGATTGATTTCCAGAGAGAACCCGGGCAACCGATTTATGGTTGGTGACGTTAAGCAGAGTATTTATCGTTTCCGATTAGCTGAACCGGGTCTTTTTATGAACAAATATCGTAACTACCAAGCGAGTACTGATGTGGATGCGGACGGGGATAAAGAGAGTGTTGAGGGTGCAGGAAAACGCATTGATCTTGCCCGCAATTTCCGCAGCCGCGCCCAAGTTGTGCATGCTGTCAACGTAATATTCAGGCAGCTTATGAACGAGGGCGTCGCCGAGATTGCCTATGATGAACGGGCGCAGCTGGCTTACGGTGCATCATTTCCATCAGAGACACTTGGAAGTGAAGCGTACACTCCTGAGCTGATGCTAATCGACCGCCAAGGCGGAGGACCGGATGTGTCGGAGAGTACGGAAGATGGCGTGGAGGCAGTGGCTTCTGCGGAACTAGAGAGTGCAGAACTCGAAACGGCTCAGCTGGAAGCACGAGCTATCGCTGTGCGAATACGAGAGATGGTCGGAGAAACGGACAAACCTGCTCTCAGTGTGTATGACAAGACGCTGCAGACCATGCGTCCAGCACGCTATGGAGACATTGTTATACTGCTGCGTTCGACCCTGATGTGGGCTCCGCTGATGATTGAAGAATTCAGACAGCAGGGCATCCCTGCTGGTGGAGAACAGAGTAAGGGATACTTTCAGGCGACGGAAGTCGAAATTATGTTATCTCTGCTTCAGCTTGTGGACAATCCGAGACAAGATATTCCGCTGGCATCTGTGCTTCGATCTCCTATAGTTGGTCTGGATGAAGAGGAACTCGCGCAGATTCGTCTCGGTGACAAAAGACAATCTTTCTATGATGCAGTTGTATCTGCTGCCGGACCGTGGAAGGACGAACCAGGGGCTTCTGGACAGGCTGTGCCAGCACAAGATTTGCATGATGCTCAATTGACTCAGATACAGTGGCCTGAAGGTTGGACGGAGCTTGAGCAGGGATACCGCGAATCAGCTGTTACGGCTGAAATGGAAGCTGATGCGCGAACGGAAAGATTCGCAGACCATTCAGACTTTATGCATGAAAATGAACAAGCTCATTCGGAGCTGCGTCAAAAACTTATTCGTTTCATGCGCCAGCTGGAGCAGTGGAGACAAGAGGCTAGACAAGGCAGCTTAAGTGAGTTGATCTGGCGCGTTTATCAGGAAACCGGATATCTGGACTGGGTTGGAGGACTTCCTGGCGGTCAGCAGCGGCAGAGTAATCTGAAGGCTCTGTACGACAGGGCACGCCAATATGAGGAAGCAACTGCGAATCGCGGGCTGTTCCGTTTTCTGACGTATGTCTCCAGATTACGGGAAAATGGCGGTGATCTCGGAACCGCAGCGAGCGGTTCGGGCGAGCAGGACAATTCGGTGCGGATTATGACGATCCACCGAAGCAAAGGTCTGGAGTTTCCGATTGTGTTTGTCGGCGGTATTTCCAAGATGTTTAATCAGCAGGATCTGCACGCGCCGTTTCTAATGCACAAAGAACTTGGATTTGGCCCGAGATTTGTGGATCGTGACAACCGCGTGGCTTATCCGACATTAGCTAATTTGGCAATTCGGCGGCGGGCTCAATTTGAGCTGCTTGCGGAAGAGATGCGTGTATTGTACGTAGCATTAACTCGTCCAAAAGAAAAGATGATCCTGATCGGTACGGTGAAGGATGCAGCGAAGAAGGCGCAGGCCTGGTCTCAGGTTAAAGACAGCCCGGAACTGGCACTGCCTGATTATCTGCTTGCAGCCGGACGGAATTATCTGGACTGGATCGGACCGGCACTGATCAGACACCCGGATGCTGCGGTGCTGCGTGAGCTTGCAGGGGAGCGCGATTCCTATGCGGCTTGCTTAGCTGTTGATGATTCACGCTGGAACATATCCGTTGTCGCTGCAGAACAGGTGTCTCGTCATCAGAACACAGATCTCACGGAGAACGAAGATGACGGAATAACTGAATTGCGGAGAGAACGTATGGAAGCCCTCCAAGCAGTGAAGCCGGTCGAATTAATGCCATCTCCGCTTGTTAAAGAGCATTCCGTGGAGATGTCGGAAGGTCCACTGGTAGAGGAATTGGTTCATGAGATTGATAAAAAACTCTCCTGGACCTATCCGTTTGAATCAGCTTCACATGTGGCGGCGAGTACTTCTGTGACAGAGATCAAGAGTTCGCTCCCTGCACAGGAGGACGTTTCGTATCCCGTAATCGAAGAGCTGCTGGAGCAGTCTGAAACAGTCTATATGCAGCATACCCTCGGCACAGGCAGCAGGAAGAGTCAAGCGGATGAATCCTCATTCAAGTTACATCTACGCCGTCCTAAATTCATGGGAGAGAGGCAGCTGACGGGAACAGAACGGGGAACGGTATATCATACCTTGATGCAGCATCTTCCTGTAGATGGTGCTGCCGTAGATGCAACGGTTGTTGAACAGACGATCTCACGTCTGCTTGCGCTTCAGATTCTGCTGCCTTATCAAGCAGAAGCCATTGATGCCCGTGAGCTGACGAACTTTTTTGACACGCAGCCTGGAACGGAGATGCTTCGTGCTGCATGGGTCAGAAGGGAAATTCCATTTACTTACGGGCTTCCCGCTCATCAGTCTCCTGCAGCGTGGCTTCATGGACTGCAGCTGAACGAGGAGCAGGAACAGTTCGGTGAAAACAGCAGAGTACAGGCAGGGCTTGAGAACGAAACGGTGCTCGTCAGAGGAATTATTGACTGTCTTTATGAGGTCGATGGCGAACTTGTTCTGCTTGATTATAAAACAGATCGGGTTCTTGAGCATCGTGGTGGGCTGGAGCTTCTGACTGCCAACTATCGATTCCAGCTGCAGCTGTACGGACGGGCCATTGAGGAAATTTTGGGCCGGCAAGTGGATCATAAATGGCTATATTTTTTCGATGGTGGTCATGCGGTCAAATTGTAA
- a CDS encoding exonuclease SbcCD subunit D — protein sequence MRILHTGDWHLGKTLEGRSRLREQEDFVDELVKLADDQQADAVLMAGDVYDSVNPPASAEQLFYEAAARLTEHGRPLVVIAGNHDQPERVASVTPLVNRQGITLVGTPVSEAVTIHARRTGETAHIAALPYPSEARLNELLTSDGDENVLRQAYSRRVGMLMQRLAASFRPDTVNLAMSHIYVLGGVESDSERPIQVGGAYTVDPSSLNTGAQYTALGHLHRAQAVKGEGVIRYSGSPLAYSFSEAGQSKSITMVDLAPGGAAQIEEVLLTSGNPLVRWKARGGLAEVYRWLDEGRDPQAYIDMEVWLEDAMSLKEIQQLRKAHEGIIHIRPIYPEMEAAGLMEQRSELPVHELFRKFYQRQTGGAQPEDSLVQLFLELVDEDEPGVREEVESR from the coding sequence ATGCGTATCTTGCATACGGGGGACTGGCATCTAGGGAAAACGCTGGAGGGACGAAGCAGGCTTCGTGAACAGGAGGACTTCGTTGATGAACTTGTTAAACTAGCTGATGATCAGCAGGCCGATGCTGTATTAATGGCCGGAGATGTATATGATTCGGTGAATCCGCCTGCTTCAGCAGAGCAGCTGTTTTATGAGGCAGCGGCACGTTTGACGGAACACGGCAGGCCGCTGGTTGTCATTGCAGGCAACCACGATCAGCCCGAGCGGGTGGCTTCGGTGACACCGCTGGTAAACAGACAGGGGATTACGCTGGTAGGTACACCCGTGTCCGAAGCTGTGACCATCCATGCACGGCGAACCGGGGAGACAGCACATATTGCGGCTCTGCCATACCCGTCGGAAGCGAGATTAAACGAGCTGTTGACTAGCGATGGGGATGAGAATGTACTTCGTCAAGCTTACAGCCGCAGAGTGGGAATGTTAATGCAGCGTTTGGCTGCTTCCTTTCGTCCGGATACAGTGAATCTCGCCATGAGTCATATTTATGTATTAGGCGGGGTAGAAAGTGATTCTGAACGGCCTATCCAGGTTGGCGGAGCCTACACGGTAGATCCTTCTTCTCTGAATACAGGAGCACAGTATACTGCCTTGGGACATCTTCACCGGGCACAAGCCGTCAAAGGGGAAGGTGTCATCCGATACAGTGGTTCTCCGCTGGCTTACAGCTTCTCGGAGGCGGGACAAAGTAAATCAATCACGATGGTGGATCTTGCACCAGGCGGAGCTGCACAGATAGAAGAAGTGCTGTTAACCTCCGGTAATCCACTCGTGCGTTGGAAGGCGAGAGGGGGGCTGGCCGAAGTATACCGCTGGCTGGATGAAGGACGTGATCCCCAGGCTTACATCGATATGGAAGTCTGGCTGGAGGATGCCATGTCTCTCAAGGAAATTCAGCAGCTGCGAAAAGCCCATGAAGGTATCATTCATATCCGTCCGATCTATCCGGAGATGGAGGCGGCAGGTCTTATGGAACAGCGCTCGGAGCTGCCTGTGCATGAACTTTTTCGCAAGTTTTATCAGCGTCAGACCGGTGGAGCGCAGCCCGAAGACAGCCTTGTACAGCTTTTCTTGGAGCTAGTCGATGAGGACGAGCCGGGTGTGCGCGAGGAGGTCGAAAGCAGATGA
- the addB gene encoding helicase-exonuclease AddAB subunit AddB: MSVRFVIGRAGSGKSTLITREITSLLRQEPQGKPLILLVPEQSSFRTEQALVSSEGIKGTMRAEVLGFRRLAYRVMQEAGGSARIPIGAEGKKMLLYKVIQRRKEELRLFAASGSQLGFIGELTQLYSEFKRYEVHASVLEEGLAAWEIASTSPILEDKLHDLNLIYHDYERELTNLYIDDEDTLNELTGRLPESTWLQGAEVWIDGFHGFTPQEMSVIGQLMLQASSVTISLTLDRAYEQGVLPGELELFYPTASAYTRLKGMAEHLGVSSDTTILHDEVLPRFKDRPGLAHLEAGFDRRVRWRSEGEDSGIRLAAAENRRAELEGALREMRRLAQEDGARYRDMAVLVRGLETYADIAEPLFRDYDVPVFLDRRRSELHHPLSEFIRAALDIVRRNWRYEDVFRCVKTDLLLPLNGSITREDMDQLENYVLACGIHGYRWTDGKPWKYVPSLSLEDNAQEGRSRGRDALLSQMESCRTVITSALGMFEKRMKKAKTAAAQCEALFGLLEDADIARKLDQMSALAKAQGDPERSREHRQIWGAVLDLLDQMVDMMGNERLDISLFAGMIETGLTELKLGLVPPALDQVLFGSMDRTRLRDIKYVFILGAVDGELPAIPQDNGVLTEQERLLLTERGMGLGPGATRLMLDERFLIYTALTAASKQLWLSYPVADDEGKPLLPSEIVRHVRKMFGLQEQLLLAQPPVMDSDSLHASYAVHPERSLSMLIGQLRRWRRGEEIPEMWWAVYNWHVTRDTSRPQLERLLSSIFYRNRALTLQTSTSRRLYGTEVRTSVSRMERFAACPFSHFASHGLKLKERQIYRLQAPDIGQLFHAALSQLAMRLREENRSWGSLTPEQCRQEAEQTVEQIAPQLQGEILLSTKRYGYIFRKLKDIVSRASVILGEQSRRGSFEPIGLELDFGPGKPLPPLRFELENGCVLEIVGRIDRVDVAEGENGLLLRVIDYKSSQTDLKLHEVYYGLSLQMLTYLEVLLSAAEEWLGETALPGGTLYFHVHNPLLQSANGMTSEQAGQELLKRFKMKGLLLADRDAVAQMDRTLDKGHSAIIPVALKADGSFYSSAAVAAPEQWDTLLAAVRGNIRDIGTRITDGDTAIEPYRIQQEVACTFCPYKPVCQFDENIEGNDYKLLSKPGKQQIWDMLSHSREGETL, translated from the coding sequence ATGTCCGTACGCTTTGTTATTGGCCGGGCAGGCAGTGGCAAAAGCACACTGATTACCCGGGAAATCACATCCCTGCTTAGGCAGGAGCCTCAAGGAAAACCGCTGATTCTGCTTGTTCCTGAACAAAGCTCATTTCGGACAGAGCAGGCACTGGTTTCTTCCGAAGGCATTAAAGGTACGATGCGTGCCGAAGTACTTGGCTTCCGTCGTCTTGCTTATCGCGTTATGCAGGAGGCTGGCGGTTCTGCCCGCATTCCGATTGGAGCTGAGGGCAAGAAGATGCTTTTATATAAAGTCATCCAGCGTCGGAAGGAAGAATTGAGGTTGTTTGCTGCTTCGGGCAGCCAGCTTGGTTTTATTGGGGAATTGACCCAATTATATAGTGAGTTTAAACGATACGAAGTGCATGCTTCGGTACTCGAAGAGGGGCTTGCAGCGTGGGAGATTGCATCTACTTCACCTATTCTGGAGGATAAGCTGCATGATTTGAACTTGATCTACCACGACTACGAGAGGGAACTGACTAATTTATATATTGATGATGAAGATACACTGAACGAGCTGACGGGGCGTTTGCCGGAAAGCACATGGCTGCAGGGAGCTGAAGTCTGGATTGACGGTTTTCATGGATTCACTCCGCAGGAGATGAGTGTCATAGGACAGCTCATGCTGCAGGCCTCGTCTGTAACCATTTCCTTAACGCTTGATCGTGCTTACGAGCAGGGTGTACTGCCGGGAGAGCTGGAATTATTTTATCCAACAGCTAGTGCTTATACGCGGCTCAAAGGCATGGCAGAGCATTTGGGTGTGTCCAGCGATACGACAATACTTCATGACGAAGTACTGCCGAGATTTAAGGATCGGCCAGGACTTGCCCATCTGGAGGCTGGGTTTGATCGGCGTGTTCGCTGGAGAAGCGAAGGCGAAGACTCGGGAATTCGCTTGGCTGCTGCGGAGAATCGCCGGGCAGAACTGGAGGGCGCACTGCGTGAAATGCGTCGTCTTGCGCAGGAAGATGGGGCCAGATATCGGGATATGGCAGTGCTTGTTCGCGGATTAGAGACCTATGCTGATATTGCGGAGCCGTTATTCAGGGATTATGATGTTCCGGTCTTTCTGGACCGAAGACGAAGTGAACTGCATCATCCATTATCCGAATTTATTCGTGCGGCATTGGATATTGTTCGCCGCAACTGGCGGTACGAGGATGTATTTCGCTGTGTCAAAACAGATCTGCTGCTTCCGCTGAATGGTTCCATTACACGTGAAGACATGGACCAGCTCGAAAACTATGTACTTGCCTGCGGTATCCATGGATATCGCTGGACGGATGGCAAGCCGTGGAAGTATGTTCCAAGTTTGTCTCTGGAAGATAACGCCCAGGAAGGACGCAGCCGGGGACGGGATGCTTTGTTATCACAGATGGAAAGCTGCCGGACTGTAATCACATCGGCACTCGGCATGTTTGAGAAACGAATGAAAAAAGCAAAAACAGCCGCTGCTCAATGTGAAGCATTATTCGGACTGTTAGAGGATGCAGATATTGCACGTAAGCTGGATCAGATGTCCGCTCTGGCCAAAGCACAGGGGGATCCTGAGCGGTCCAGAGAGCATCGTCAGATTTGGGGGGCTGTACTCGATCTGCTGGACCAGATGGTTGATATGATGGGAAATGAACGCTTGGACATTTCTTTATTTGCAGGCATGATCGAAACCGGATTGACTGAACTCAAGCTGGGGCTTGTTCCCCCGGCACTTGATCAGGTGCTGTTTGGTTCCATGGATCGTACGCGTCTGCGCGATATTAAATATGTATTTATTCTTGGGGCGGTCGATGGAGAGCTGCCGGCAATCCCTCAGGATAACGGTGTACTCACGGAACAGGAGAGGCTGCTGCTGACGGAAAGAGGCATGGGCCTCGGTCCCGGAGCAACGAGATTAATGCTGGATGAACGCTTCCTGATCTATACCGCTTTGACAGCTGCCAGCAAACAGTTATGGCTGAGTTATCCGGTGGCGGACGATGAAGGCAAGCCGTTACTGCCTTCCGAAATTGTGCGTCATGTGCGTAAAATGTTCGGATTGCAGGAGCAGCTTTTGCTTGCGCAGCCGCCAGTAATGGATTCAGACTCGCTGCACGCTTCATATGCTGTTCATCCCGAACGGAGTCTTTCGATGCTGATTGGACAGCTTCGCAGATGGCGCAGGGGAGAAGAGATTCCCGAGATGTGGTGGGCAGTCTACAACTGGCATGTAACCCGGGATACGAGCCGTCCGCAGCTGGAACGGCTGCTCAGCTCGATCTTTTACCGCAACCGTGCCCTGACGCTGCAAACATCGACCAGCCGCAGACTTTACGGTACAGAGGTACGGACAAGTGTGTCACGTATGGAACGATTTGCAGCCTGTCCTTTCTCTCATTTTGCATCACACGGGCTGAAGCTCAAAGAGCGGCAAATATATCGTCTTCAGGCCCCGGATATCGGTCAGCTGTTCCATGCTGCACTGAGTCAGCTGGCCATGCGTCTGCGTGAGGAAAATCGCAGCTGGGGCAGTCTGACGCCGGAACAGTGCCGACAGGAAGCCGAGCAAACGGTCGAACAGATCGCTCCTCAGCTTCAGGGAGAGATCTTGCTGAGCACGAAGCGTTACGGGTATATTTTTCGCAAATTGAAGGATATTGTCAGCCGCGCGTCCGTTATTCTTGGCGAGCAGTCCAGACGCGGCAGTTTTGAACCGATCGGGCTGGAGCTTGATTTTGGTCCAGGCAAACCGCTGCCTCCACTGCGTTTTGAACTGGAGAATGGCTGTGTGCTGGAAATCGTGGGCCGGATTGACCGCGTGGATGTCGCTGAAGGCGAGAACGGACTGCTGCTGCGCGTGATTGACTACAAGTCCAGTCAGACCGATCTCAAACTTCATGAGGTGTACTATGGATTATCGCTGCAAATGCTCACTTATCTGGAAGTACTGCTGAGTGCAGCTGAAGAGTGGTTAGGAGAAACGGCGCTGCCGGGAGGCACTCTCTATTTCCATGTGCATAATCCTCTGCTGCAGTCAGCAAACGGTATGACATCAGAACAGGCGGGGCAGGAGCTGCTGAAACGATTTAAAATGAAAGGCCTGCTTTTGGCCGACCGCGATGCTGTGGCTCAAATGGACCGCACACTGGATAAAGGACACTCTGCAATTATTCCGGTGGCTTTGAAGGCGGATGGCAGTTTCTACAGCAGTGCCGCAGTAGCCGCACCTGAACAGTGGGACACACTGCTTGCGGCGGTTCGAGGTAACATTCGCGATATCGGAACGCGGATTACGGATGGTGATACAGCGATTGAGCCGTATCGTATACAGCAGGAGGTTGCATGCACGTTCTGTCCGTACAAACCGGTCTGCCAATTTGATGAGAATATTGAGGGGAACGACTATAAACTGCTGTCCAAACCGGGCAAACAGCAGATTTGGGACATGCTGTCTCACAGCAGGGAAGGAGAAACGTTATGA